The following proteins are encoded in a genomic region of Glycine soja cultivar W05 chromosome 17, ASM419377v2, whole genome shotgun sequence:
- the LOC114393911 gene encoding squalene monooxygenase-like has protein sequence MADLSVLGWILCSALSLFALYSLAFGGASRNHASPEKRNELSETVTTSAGECRSEKHHGDADVIIVGAGVAGASLAHTLGKDGRRVHVIERDLSEPDRIVGELLQPGGYLKLIELGLEDCVDKIDAQQVFGYALFKDGKHTRLSYPLEKFHSDVSGRSFHNGRFIQRLREKAASLANVRLEQGTVTSLVEEKGTIKGVQYKNKDGQELTTYAPLTIVCDGCFSNLRRSLCNPKVDIPSCFVGLVLENCELPCANHGHVILGDPSPILFYPISSTEIRCLVDVPGQKVPSISNGEMEKYLKTMVAPQIPPQLYDAFIAAVDKGNIRTMPNRSMPADPHPTPGALLMGDAFNMRHPLTGGGMTVALSDIVVLRNLLSPLSDLNDAPTLCKYLESFYTLRKPVASTINTLAGALYKVFCASPDLARKEMRQACFDYLSLGGLFSEGPVSLLSGLNPRPLSLVLHFFAVAIYGVGRLLLPFPSPKRVWIGARLISGASAIILPIIKAEGIRQMFFPATVPAYYRTPPVAQ, from the exons ATGGCGGATCTGTCCGTTCTCGGTTGGATTCTGTGCTCCGCTCTGAGCCTCTTCGCGCTCTACAGCCTGGCCTTCGGCGGAGCGAGCCGTAACCACGCTTCGCCGGAGAAGAGGAATGAGTTATCGGAGACCGTGACGACCTCCGCCGGAGAATGTAGATCAGAGAAACACCACGGCGACGCTGACGTCATCATTGTCGGAGCCGGCGTCGCCGGCGCCTCTCTGGCGCACACTCTCGGCAAG GATGGGCGTCGGGTACACGTCATTGAAAGAGACCTGAGTGAGCCTGATCGAATTGTTGGAGAGTTGCTTCAACCCGGTGGCTATCTCAAATTAATTGAGCTCGGACTTGAAG ATTGTGTGGACAAAATTGATGCTCAGCAAGTGTTTGGTTATGCCCTTTTCAAGGATGGGAAACATACTCGTCTCTCTTACCCCTTGGAGAagtttcactcggatgtctctGGCAGAAGCTTTCACAATGGGCGCTTTATTCAGAGGTTGCGGGAGAAAGCTGCCTCACTTGCCAA TGTACGATTGGAGCAAGGAACAGTCACTTCCCTGGTTGAAGAGAAGGGAACAATTAAAGGTGTGCAATATAAGAACAAAGATGGCCAGGAGTTGACAACATATGCTCCTCTTACCATTGTTTGTGATGGTTGCTTCTCAAACTTACGCCGTTCTCTTTGTAATCCTAAG GTGGATATTCCCTCATGTTTTGTTGGTTTAGTTTTAGAGAACTGTGAACTTCCATGTGCAAATCATGGCCATGTCATACTGGGAGACCCTTCGCCGATTCTATTCTATCCTATCAGTAGTACAGAGATTCGCTGTCTGGTCGATGTACCTGGTCAGAAGGTTCCTTCTATATCAAACGGTGAAATGGAAAAGTATTTGAAGACAATGGTGGCTCCCCAG ATCCCCCCCCAGCTTTATGATGCCTTCATTGCTGCTGTTGACAAAGGCAACATAAGGACAATGCCAAACAGAAGCATGCCAGCAGATCCTCATCCTACACCCGGAGCCCTTCTGATGGGAGATGCATTCAACATGCGACATCCACTAACTGGGGGAGGAATGACTGTAGCATTGTCTGATATTGTGGTGCTGAGAAATCTTCTAAGCCCTTTGTCTGACCTGAATGATGCACCCACACTCTGTAAATACCTTGAATCATTTTATACCTTGCGTAAG CCTGTGGCATCCACCATAAATACATTGGCAGGTGCTCTTTACAAAGTATTTTGTGCATCCCCTGATCTGGCAAGGAAGGAAATGCGCCAAGCTTGCTTCGATTATCTCAGCCTTGGAGGCCTATTCTCGGAAGGACCAGTCTCTTTACTTTCTGGATTAAACCCTCGTCCCTTGAGCTTGGTTCTCCATTTCTTTGCTGTTGCAATATACGGTGTTGGCCGTCTATTGTTACCATTTCCTTCACCTAAGAGAGTATGGATCGGAGCCCGATTAATCTCG GGTGCATCTGCAATCATCCTTCCCATAATTAAGGCCGAAGGGATTCGTCAGATGTTTTTCCCTGCCACTGTTCCAGCTTATTACAGAACTCCTCCAGTTGCACAATA A